One Setaria viridis chromosome 5, Setaria_viridis_v4.0, whole genome shotgun sequence genomic region harbors:
- the LOC117857179 gene encoding protein DMP7, whose translation MAEKEECKVLIEQSSKDAADPPRPDEDDDEDDNSSFIVLLNLVLGGTARLNVLLPTATILAFAIFAPLLTDDGKCARPNRILTGAFVALCAASCVFFTLTDSFRSPSGRLRYGVATPSGIRTFCGGGGGGVRRKGPREPELYRLRWSDLFHTSLALVAFVTFAASHHDIVLCYYPGVPRKVVNTVPLVIGFVVSLLFVLFPSKRRGIGYPFLLRTDLVYLRR comes from the coding sequence ATGGCGGAGAAGGAAGAATGCAAGGTTCTCATTGAGCAATCCAGCAAGGACGCTGCTGATCCACCACGCCCAGACGAGGATGACGATGAAGACGACAACTCGAGCTTCATCGTGCTCCTCAACCTCGTCCTGGGCGGCACGGCGCGCCTCAACGTCCTCCTCCCGACCGCCACCATCCTCGCCTTCGCCATCTTCGCCCCTCTCCTCACCGACGACGGCAAGTGCGCCCGGCCGAACCGCATCCTGACGGGGGCCTTCGTCGCCCTCTGCGCCGCCTCCTGCGTCTTCTTCACGCTCACCGACAGCTTCCGCTCTCCCTCCGGCCGCCTCCGGTACGGCGTCGCCACGCCCTCGGGCATCCGCACgttctgcggcggcggcggcggcggcgtccggagGAAGGGGCCGAGGGAGCCGGAGCTGTACAGGCTGCGGTGGTCGGACCTGTTCCACACGTCGCTGGCGCTGGTCGCGTTTGTGACGTTCGCCGCCTCGCACCACGACATCGTCCTGTGCTACTACCCCGGCGTGCCCCGGAAGGTCGTCAACACCGTGCCGCTCGTGATCGGCTTCGTGGTGAGCCTCCTCTTCGTGCTGTTCCCGTCCAAGAGGAGAGGAATCGGGTACCCGTTCCTGCTCCGCACCGATCTCGTGTACCTGCGCCGCTGA
- the LOC117857178 gene encoding probable magnesium transporter NIPA4 isoform X2 — translation MATEASTSAAGAGRGSWVEGMSADNIKGLVLALSSSFFIGASFIVKKKGLKKAGASGVRAGVGGYSYLYEPLWWAGMITMIVGEVANFAAYAFAPAILVTPLGALSIIISAVLADIMLKEKLHIFGILGCVLCVVGSTTIVLHAPQERAIESVAEVWDLATEPAFLSYAAIVLAATFVLIYYFIPQYGQTHIMVYIGVCSLVGSLSALDTFNTAVVSPIYYTMFTSLTILASVIMFKDWDRQNPTQIVTEMCGFVTILSGTFLLHKTKDMADGLPPTLPVRIPKHTDEDDYATEGIPLRSAADGIPLRSPRAAESFRSTSL, via the exons ATGGCTACAGAGGCATCCACCTCTGCGGCTGGCGCGGGCCGCGGGAGCTGGGTGGAGGGGATGTCAGCGGACAACATCAAGGGCCTGGTGCTCGCGCTCTCCTCCAGCTTCTTCATCGGGGCCAGCTTCATCGTCAAGAAGAAGGGGCTCAAGAAGGCCGGCGCCTCCGGCGTCCGCGCAG GTGTTGGCGGCTACTCTTACTTGTACGAACCGTTATGGTGGGCAGGAATGATTACAA TGATTGTTGGAGAAGTGGCTAACTTTGCAGCGTATGCTTTTGCTCCTGCTATCCTGGTCACACCACTTGGTGCACTTAGCATCATCATTAG TGCTGTTCTTGCAGACATTATGTTGAAGGAGAAGCTACATATATTTGGTATACTTGGATGTGTTCTCTGTGTTGTGGGTTCAACAACTATTGTACTCCATGCCCCTCAGGAGCGTGCAATCGAATCTGTAGCAGAAGTGTGGGATCTTGCTACTGAACCAG CCTTTCTATCTTATGCTGCTATCGTTCTTGCTGCAACTTTTGTGCTCATATACTATTTCATCCCACAATATGGTCAGACGCACATCATGGTCTATATTGGTGTCTGTTCACTTGTAGGATCTCTGTCG GCTCTTGATACTTTCAATACAGCAGTTGTGTCACCGATATATTATACGATGTTTACATCACTAACCATTTTGGCTAGTGTGATAATGTTCAAG GACTGGGATCGTCAGAATCCAACTCAGATTGTAACAGAGATGTGTGGTTTTGTTACCATCCTTTCTGGGACGTTTCTTCTTCACAAGACAAAAGATATGGCTGATG GTCTACCACCAACTCTACCTGTCCGAATACCTAAACACACAGATGAAGATGACTATGCTACTGAAGGAATTCCTCTTAGATCCGCTGCAGATGGCATCCCACTCAGGTCACCAAGGGCAGCAGAATCATTTCGATCAACATCGTTATAA
- the LOC117857178 gene encoding probable magnesium transporter NIPA4 isoform X1 gives MATEASTSAAGAGRGSWVEGMSADNIKGLVLALSSSFFIGASFIVKKKGLKKAGASGVRAGVGGYSYLYEPLWWAGMITMIVGEVANFAAYAFAPAILVTPLGALSIIISAVLADIMLKEKLHIFGILGCVLCVVGSTTIVLHAPQERAIESVAEVWDLATEPAFLSYAAIVLAATFVLIYYFIPQYGQTHIMVYIGVCSLVGSLSVMSVKALGIALKLTFSGMNQLIYPQTWLFTIVVVACIVTQMNYLNKALDTFNTAVVSPIYYTMFTSLTILASVIMFKDWDRQNPTQIVTEMCGFVTILSGTFLLHKTKDMADGLPPTLPVRIPKHTDEDDYATEGIPLRSAADGIPLRSPRAAESFRSTSL, from the exons ATGGCTACAGAGGCATCCACCTCTGCGGCTGGCGCGGGCCGCGGGAGCTGGGTGGAGGGGATGTCAGCGGACAACATCAAGGGCCTGGTGCTCGCGCTCTCCTCCAGCTTCTTCATCGGGGCCAGCTTCATCGTCAAGAAGAAGGGGCTCAAGAAGGCCGGCGCCTCCGGCGTCCGCGCAG GTGTTGGCGGCTACTCTTACTTGTACGAACCGTTATGGTGGGCAGGAATGATTACAA TGATTGTTGGAGAAGTGGCTAACTTTGCAGCGTATGCTTTTGCTCCTGCTATCCTGGTCACACCACTTGGTGCACTTAGCATCATCATTAG TGCTGTTCTTGCAGACATTATGTTGAAGGAGAAGCTACATATATTTGGTATACTTGGATGTGTTCTCTGTGTTGTGGGTTCAACAACTATTGTACTCCATGCCCCTCAGGAGCGTGCAATCGAATCTGTAGCAGAAGTGTGGGATCTTGCTACTGAACCAG CCTTTCTATCTTATGCTGCTATCGTTCTTGCTGCAACTTTTGTGCTCATATACTATTTCATCCCACAATATGGTCAGACGCACATCATGGTCTATATTGGTGTCTGTTCACTTGTAGGATCTCTGTCG GTCATGAGTGTGAAAGCTCTCGGAATAGCCTTGAAACTGACCTTTTCTGGAATGAACCAGCTAATTTATCCACAAACATGGTTGTTCACTATTGTTGTCGTTGCATGTATAGTAACACAAATGAACTATCTGAACAAG GCTCTTGATACTTTCAATACAGCAGTTGTGTCACCGATATATTATACGATGTTTACATCACTAACCATTTTGGCTAGTGTGATAATGTTCAAG GACTGGGATCGTCAGAATCCAACTCAGATTGTAACAGAGATGTGTGGTTTTGTTACCATCCTTTCTGGGACGTTTCTTCTTCACAAGACAAAAGATATGGCTGATG GTCTACCACCAACTCTACCTGTCCGAATACCTAAACACACAGATGAAGATGACTATGCTACTGAAGGAATTCCTCTTAGATCCGCTGCAGATGGCATCCCACTCAGGTCACCAAGGGCAGCAGAATCATTTCGATCAACATCGTTATAA
- the LOC117854884 gene encoding uncharacterized protein yields MGKQEDHRSKDGEVAVEGGPVMDWQLEPGVASKLYDVFTVAGLRVDAIEPGRALICSFTVPTRLTDGSKRMHGGALASLVDLVGSAVFFAGGSPTTGVSLEITISYLNAARANEEIEIDARVLGIGETTGCVTVEVRKKGTGEVIAHGRHTKYLAVSSKL; encoded by the exons ATGGGCAAGCAGGAAGACCACCGGAGCAAAGACGGCGAGGTCGCGGTGGAGGGAGGGCCGGTGATGGACTGGCAGCTCGAACCGGGCGTCGCCAGCAAGCTATACGACGTCTTCACCGTCGCCGGCCTGCGCGTCGACGCCATCGAGCCCGGCCGCGCCCTGATCTGCTCTTTCACGGTGCCGACTCGCCTGACG GACGGGAGCAAGCGCATGCATGGAGGGGCGTTGGCATCTCTGGTCGACCTGGTTGGGTCGGCCGTGTTCTTCGCCGGCGGCTCGCCGACGACGGGGGTGTCCCTGGAGATCACCATCTCGTACCTAAACGCTGCCCGTGCAAAC GAGGAGATCGAGATCGATGCGAGGGTTCTGGGCATCGGCGAGACGACGGGGTGCGTGACGGTGGAGGTCAGGAAGAAGGGCACCGGCGAGGTGATCGCGCACGGCCGGCACACCAAGTACCTCGCCGTCTCCAGCAAACTGTGA